A single genomic interval of Rhizobium leguminosarum bv. trifolii WSM1325 harbors:
- a CDS encoding transcriptional regulator, TetR family (PFAM: regulatory protein TetR~KEGG: bra:BRADO2966 TetR family transcriptional regulator) codes for MATHDGLTRYHHGNLRPTLLSVARALLEEGGPTALSMREIGRRAGVSAPAAYHYFNSLDAIAAALAEQGFAELSESIDAALAGPRRNLLAGGIAYVAFARANPGLYRLMFGEGFQAYSKGNEAIRALRMQVYRQMKDDLEKRLTPEDVPNAALFLWSLTHGLALLMIDGQVEPGADPDAKVEDILKLAGMGLPAAR; via the coding sequence ATGGCCACGCACGACGGATTGACCCGCTATCATCACGGCAATTTGCGCCCCACGCTGCTGTCCGTGGCGCGGGCGCTGCTGGAGGAGGGAGGCCCGACTGCGCTGAGCATGCGGGAGATCGGCCGTCGTGCCGGCGTCTCGGCTCCGGCGGCATACCATTATTTTAACAGCCTGGACGCCATCGCGGCAGCACTCGCCGAACAAGGGTTTGCCGAACTCAGCGAAAGCATCGATGCCGCGCTAGCCGGTCCTCGACGCAATCTGCTCGCCGGCGGCATCGCCTATGTCGCCTTTGCCCGCGCGAATCCCGGTCTCTACCGGCTGATGTTCGGGGAGGGCTTTCAGGCCTATTCCAAAGGAAATGAGGCGATACGCGCCTTGCGGATGCAGGTCTACCGGCAGATGAAGGACGACCTGGAAAAGCGGCTGACGCCCGAGGACGTGCCGAACGCCGCGCTCTTTCTCTGGTCGCTGACGCATGGCCTCGCCTTGCTGATGATAGACGGCCAGGTCGAACCCGGCGCCGATCCCGACGCCAAGGTCGAGGATATCCTGAAGCTCGCCGGCATGGGGTTGCCTGCCGCGAGATAG
- a CDS encoding hypothetical protein (KEGG: sil:SPO0922 hypothetical protein), translating to MRVYATVGAIDSVKSNGFYDATLATIGWSKHGEFPGWSAYSEGGKGDGFVLWVCTPFNGEPASAGNGSMVGFMAKSHAEVNAFYDAALTNGGTDDGAPGLRPHYGPNWYSAYVRDRPETRLLSSTTAEASSIAATRHLGDFPISRRI from the coding sequence ATGCGTGTCTACGCAACCGTCGGCGCAATCGATTCCGTCAAATCGAATGGCTTTTATGATGCGACCTTGGCAACGATCGGGTGGAGCAAACATGGGGAATTTCCCGGATGGAGCGCCTATTCCGAAGGCGGGAAGGGTGACGGTTTCGTTCTATGGGTTTGCACGCCGTTCAACGGCGAACCGGCGAGCGCCGGAAATGGCTCGATGGTTGGTTTCATGGCCAAGTCCCATGCCGAGGTGAACGCTTTTTACGATGCTGCCTTGACAAACGGCGGAACGGACGACGGCGCGCCTGGTTTACGTCCGCACTACGGGCCGAACTGGTATTCCGCTTATGTGCGTGACCGGCCGGAAACAAGATTGCTGTCGTCTACGACAGCTGAGGCCAGCTCGATTGCAGCAACTCGACATCTCGGGGATTTCCCTATTTCCCGGCGAATATGA
- a CDS encoding conserved hypothetical protein (KEGG: rec:RHECIAT_CH0002709 hypothetical protein) — protein MTHLKHGILAAAIMLAATMTYPHPAHAQPCEQESFEEAKYVVCALEPGKADLRLFWKNADGAPYRAFSSLAEAVHAEGRMLAFAVNAGMYRVDFSPMGLYVENSRELQPANTTKAESSSGQVPNFYRKPNGIFFLSEASAGILPTDEFLKHRPKVRFATQSGPMLVIANKLNPIFIVGSTDRTRRSGVGVCDGGAVRFAISEDGVNFHDFARLFRDHLKCPDALFLDGGRGVGLYNPEMGRNDRSWHGGYGPIFGLVE, from the coding sequence ATGACCCATCTCAAACATGGCATACTCGCCGCGGCCATCATGCTGGCAGCAACGATGACATACCCGCATCCGGCGCATGCGCAACCGTGTGAGCAGGAAAGCTTCGAAGAGGCGAAATACGTTGTCTGTGCGCTTGAACCAGGTAAAGCCGACCTGCGATTGTTCTGGAAGAATGCCGATGGCGCGCCATATCGCGCTTTTTCAAGCCTAGCCGAAGCCGTTCACGCCGAGGGGCGAATGCTGGCTTTCGCCGTCAACGCCGGGATGTACCGGGTCGATTTTTCCCCGATGGGGCTTTACGTTGAGAACAGCAGGGAATTGCAGCCCGCCAATACGACAAAGGCCGAAAGCTCCTCGGGCCAGGTACCGAATTTCTATAGGAAGCCGAACGGCATATTTTTTCTGAGTGAAGCAAGCGCCGGCATACTCCCGACCGATGAATTTCTGAAGCATCGCCCCAAAGTGCGGTTCGCCACGCAATCCGGCCCGATGCTTGTCATCGCTAACAAACTGAACCCGATCTTCATCGTCGGATCGACGGACCGGACCCGCCGCAGCGGTGTCGGCGTCTGCGACGGTGGCGCGGTTCGTTTCGCGATCAGCGAAGACGGGGTGAATTTCCACGATTTTGCACGGCTCTTCCGCGACCATCTGAAATGCCCCGACGCCTTGTTTCTCGATGGCGGACGCGGTGTCGGACTTTACAATCCCGAAATGGGCCGCAACGACCGATCCTGGCACGGCGGCTACGGCCCTATCTTCGGGCTCGTCGAATAG
- a CDS encoding methyltransferase (TIGRFAM: methyltransferase~PFAM: O-methyltransferase domain protein~KEGG: bra:BRADO2967 hypothetical protein), whose product MRASEPSRTAMGAAAYRAAHQRVDGGAIFFDPYARRILGEAACAEADLKAQDPATRSFRLFVAARSRYAEDCLDLSVARGDRQAVILGAGLDTFALRNPHAGLKVFEVDHPATQSWKQMRLSETGLTQSLPTFVPVDFEHEDLKTRLVDSGFEPEAPSFFIWLGVVPYLTEASVFTLLRFVASLPSASIVFDYGEPLENYSPERRARAAEMGARTAAAGEPWLTHFDPEDLANRLLSLGFTSLEDIGPTEMAKRFFGLPRDAPDRGAGPRIIFAGK is encoded by the coding sequence ATGCGAGCATCCGAACCAAGCCGCACCGCGATGGGTGCGGCAGCCTATCGAGCAGCACACCAGCGTGTGGATGGCGGCGCCATTTTCTTTGACCCCTACGCCCGCCGCATCCTCGGCGAGGCGGCCTGCGCCGAGGCCGATCTGAAAGCGCAGGACCCCGCCACGCGATCCTTTCGCCTGTTCGTGGCGGCGCGAAGCCGATATGCCGAAGACTGCCTTGACCTCTCCGTCGCAAGGGGCGACAGGCAAGCCGTCATCCTCGGCGCCGGGCTCGACACCTTTGCACTGCGCAATCCCCATGCCGGCCTGAAGGTCTTCGAAGTCGATCATCCCGCCACGCAGAGCTGGAAGCAGATGCGGCTCAGCGAGACCGGACTGACGCAAAGCCTGCCGACATTCGTTCCCGTCGATTTCGAACATGAGGATTTGAAAACGCGTCTCGTCGATTCCGGCTTCGAGCCCGAAGCACCGTCTTTCTTCATCTGGCTTGGCGTCGTGCCATATCTCACGGAGGCGTCGGTCTTTACGCTGTTGCGCTTCGTCGCCAGCCTGCCGAGCGCATCCATCGTCTTCGACTACGGTGAACCCCTCGAAAACTATTCGCCCGAACGCCGTGCCCGCGCCGCGGAAATGGGCGCGCGCACGGCCGCGGCCGGCGAGCCATGGCTGACGCACTTCGATCCCGAGGATCTTGCGAACCGATTGCTGAGCCTGGGCTTCACATCTCTGGAGGATATCGGCCCGACCGAAATGGCAAAACGCTTCTTCGGTCTGCCCCGGGATGCGCCGGACCGCGGCGCCGGTCCCCGCATCATATTCGCCGGGAAATAG
- a CDS encoding argininosuccinate synthase (KEGG: rec:RHECIAT_CH0002708 argininosuccinate synthase protein~TIGRFAM: argininosuccinate synthase~PFAM: argininosuccinate synthase; ExsB family protein) has protein sequence MTKIEKIVLSYSGGLDTSIILKWLQETYGCEVVTFTADLGQGEELEPARANAEMVGVKDIRIVDLREEFVSDFVFPMLRANALYEGQYLLGSSIARPLIAKHLVGIAREVGADAVAHGATGKGNDQIRFELAVNALDPSIKVIAPWRQWNIRSRMQLLEYAEKHHIPVPSDKRGEAPFSIDANLLHTSTEGKILENPAEVAPDHVYQRTVDPVDAPDTPEIVTIGFDWGDPVSVNGKSMTPAALLTELNGLGGRHGIGRLDLVENRFIGMKSRGIYETPGGTILLTAHRGIESITLDRAAAHLKDEIMPRYAELIYNGFWFAPEREMLQALIDHSQAFVSGEVTLRLYKGSASVISRASPCSLYSADLVTFEESTIAFDHHDAEGFIRLNGLRLRSWVARNGR, from the coding sequence ATGACGAAGATAGAGAAAATTGTGCTTTCTTATTCGGGCGGGCTGGATACCTCGATCATCCTCAAATGGCTGCAGGAGACCTACGGATGCGAGGTGGTGACGTTCACCGCCGATCTCGGCCAGGGCGAGGAGCTCGAGCCGGCGCGGGCCAATGCGGAGATGGTGGGAGTCAAGGACATCCGCATCGTCGATCTGCGCGAGGAGTTCGTCAGCGACTTCGTCTTTCCGATGCTGCGGGCGAACGCGCTCTATGAGGGGCAGTACCTGCTGGGCAGTTCCATCGCACGGCCGCTGATTGCCAAGCATCTGGTCGGCATAGCCCGGGAGGTTGGCGCCGACGCCGTTGCCCACGGCGCGACCGGCAAGGGCAATGATCAGATCCGGTTCGAGCTGGCGGTCAATGCGCTCGACCCGTCGATTAAGGTCATTGCTCCCTGGCGCCAATGGAACATCCGCTCCCGCATGCAGCTTCTGGAATATGCCGAGAAGCATCATATCCCGGTGCCGAGCGACAAGCGCGGCGAAGCGCCGTTCTCGATCGACGCCAACCTGCTGCACACCTCGACCGAAGGCAAGATTCTCGAAAATCCGGCGGAGGTCGCGCCCGATCATGTCTATCAGCGCACGGTCGATCCCGTCGACGCGCCCGACACACCCGAGATCGTCACCATCGGCTTCGATTGGGGCGATCCGGTTTCCGTCAACGGCAAGTCCATGACACCGGCCGCATTGCTGACCGAGCTCAATGGACTGGGCGGCCGGCATGGCATCGGGCGGCTCGATCTGGTCGAAAACCGCTTCATCGGCATGAAGTCGAGGGGAATATACGAAACGCCGGGAGGCACGATCCTGCTCACGGCACATCGCGGCATTGAATCGATCACGCTCGACCGCGCCGCCGCCCATCTGAAGGACGAGATCATGCCCCGCTACGCCGAGCTGATCTACAATGGTTTCTGGTTCGCTCCCGAGCGGGAAATGCTGCAAGCCCTGATCGACCACAGCCAGGCTTTCGTCAGCGGCGAAGTGACGCTCAGGCTCTACAAGGGAAGCGCCTCGGTCATCTCCCGCGCCTCCCCCTGCTCCCTCTACTCCGCCGACCTCGTCACCTTCGAAGAAAGCACCATCGCCTTCGATCATCACGACGCGGAAGGTTTCATCAGGCTCAACGGATTGCGGCTCAGGAGCTGGGTCGCCCGCAACGGCAGATGA